From one Azospirillum ramasamyi genomic stretch:
- a CDS encoding ArsR/SmtB family transcription factor, producing MDELLATLKAAAETTRLRLLALCAHGELTVTELTQILGQSQPRVSRHLKLLCDAGLLDRFREGTFAFYRLAEKGRSAELARVLVDAIPDEDPTLTLDLERLEAIKRSRSETAAAYFRENAARWHEIRSLHVAEGEVEAALLRLFPKEGVEELLDIGTGTGRMLEVLARRVHRAIGVDQSREMLAVARNRLEEAGLRHCHVRQADMYQLPFPSGSFDAAVIHQVLHYTESPAGVLAEAARVLRPGGLLLVVDFAPHHLEALREEHAHRRLGFADAEVAGWCRQSGLDCGPVVHLPGDPLTVSIWPATRLPAGAHSSSPQAQSQKPAHSLSGVPS from the coding sequence ATGGACGAACTGCTGGCGACGCTGAAGGCGGCGGCCGAGACCACGCGGCTGAGGCTGTTGGCGCTCTGCGCGCATGGCGAGCTGACGGTGACCGAACTGACCCAGATCCTGGGCCAGAGCCAGCCGCGCGTTTCGCGCCACCTGAAGCTTCTGTGCGATGCCGGGCTGCTCGACCGCTTCCGCGAGGGCACCTTCGCCTTCTACCGCCTCGCCGAAAAGGGGCGGTCGGCCGAGTTGGCGCGGGTGCTGGTCGACGCCATCCCCGACGAGGATCCGACCCTGACGCTGGATCTGGAGCGGCTGGAGGCGATCAAGCGTTCCCGCTCTGAGACCGCCGCCGCCTATTTCCGCGAGAATGCCGCGCGCTGGCACGAAATCCGCTCCCTTCACGTTGCGGAAGGCGAGGTCGAGGCCGCTCTGCTGCGCCTTTTCCCGAAAGAAGGGGTGGAGGAACTGCTTGATATCGGCACCGGCACCGGACGGATGCTGGAGGTGCTCGCCCGGCGCGTCCACCGTGCGATCGGGGTAGACCAGTCGCGCGAGATGCTGGCCGTCGCCCGCAACCGGCTGGAGGAGGCGGGCCTGCGCCATTGCCATGTCCGTCAGGCCGACATGTACCAGCTGCCTTTTCCTTCCGGCTCCTTCGACGCCGCGGTGATCCATCAGGTGCTGCACTACACCGAATCGCCGGCCGGCGTCCTGGCCGAGGCGGCACGGGTTCTGCGCCCCGGCGGGCTGCTGCTGGTCGTCGATTTCGCTCCCCACCATCTGGAAGCCCTGCGCGAGGAGCATGCGCACCGCCGCCTGGGCTTCGCGGACGCCGAGGTCGCCGGCTGGTGCCGCCAGTCGGGCCTGGATTGCGGCCCGGTGGTGCATCTGCCGGGCGATCCGCTCACCGTCTCCATCTGGCCGGCCACCCG
- a CDS encoding MlaA family lipoprotein yields MKLASLSRSLLRTATVVAFALTATACATNPGDSGAADAAYQVNDPLEIPNRFVFAANEAADVLVIRPAAEVYVGIVPDPVRDAIHNFIDNLMSPIYIANNLLQGNVEGASHATGRFLTNTILGVGGLADVATQAGIPNAPEDFGQTLAVWGVGDGPYIVLPLLGPSNLRDTAGYAVDTVGDPVRIWAYGTDNKGLLVARSTTNAVDRRSQILNEVDDLRRNSLDFYATVRSLHQQQRRAEINNNKAAAEPEFPDYSTPPKP; encoded by the coding sequence ATGAAGCTGGCCAGCCTTTCCCGCTCCCTCCTCCGCACGGCCACCGTCGTGGCCTTCGCCCTGACGGCGACGGCCTGCGCGACCAATCCCGGCGACTCGGGCGCGGCGGACGCCGCCTATCAGGTCAACGACCCGCTGGAAATCCCCAACCGCTTCGTCTTCGCCGCCAACGAGGCGGCCGACGTCCTGGTGATCCGTCCGGCGGCGGAGGTTTATGTCGGTATCGTGCCCGATCCGGTGCGCGACGCGATCCACAACTTCATCGACAACCTGATGTCGCCGATCTACATCGCCAACAACCTGCTGCAGGGCAATGTGGAGGGGGCGTCCCACGCCACCGGGCGCTTCCTGACCAACACCATCCTGGGCGTGGGCGGTCTCGCCGACGTCGCCACCCAGGCCGGCATCCCGAACGCGCCGGAGGATTTCGGCCAGACGCTGGCCGTCTGGGGTGTTGGCGACGGCCCGTACATCGTGCTGCCGCTGCTGGGTCCGTCGAACCTGCGCGACACCGCCGGCTATGCCGTCGACACCGTTGGCGACCCGGTCCGCATTTGGGCCTACGGTACCGACAACAAGGGCTTGCTGGTCGCCCGCTCCACCACCAACGCCGTTGACCGCCGGTCGCAGATCCTCAACGAGGTCGACGACCTGCGCCGCAACTCGCTGGACTTCTACGCCACCGTGCGCAGCTTGCACCAGCAGCAGCGCCGGGCGGAGATCAACAACAACAAGGCGGCGGCCGAGCCGGAATTCCCGGACTATTCGACCCCGCCGAAGCCCTGA
- a CDS encoding MlaC/ttg2D family ABC transporter substrate-binding protein yields MTVDNAAATATFRPTMLTRRKFVASAALLAVSGWAGHLLISPAAAQSADRGAAEFIQKLGNEAIATFSDKSLSRDQAIQRFRKLLYAGFDVPYIGRWVLGRYWNSATEAQRAEYQKLFEQLIVNTYAERFVEYSGETFKIIGTSPAGESDTMVTTQIVRPNGPPVNVSWRVRKVGSDFKIIDVVVENVSMGVTQRQEFASVIEQNGGRVEGLIQALRQKVGARAG; encoded by the coding sequence ATGACCGTTGACAATGCCGCGGCAACCGCCACCTTTCGCCCTACCATGCTGACACGCCGCAAGTTTGTCGCGTCCGCTGCCCTGCTCGCGGTGAGCGGTTGGGCCGGGCACCTCCTCATCTCCCCCGCCGCCGCGCAAAGCGCGGACCGGGGAGCCGCTGAGTTCATCCAGAAACTGGGGAACGAAGCAATTGCAACCTTCTCGGACAAGAGCCTGTCGCGCGATCAGGCGATCCAGCGCTTCCGCAAGCTTCTGTACGCCGGCTTCGACGTGCCGTACATCGGCCGCTGGGTGCTGGGCCGCTACTGGAACAGCGCCACCGAAGCGCAGCGGGCCGAGTACCAGAAACTGTTCGAGCAGCTGATCGTCAACACCTATGCCGAGCGTTTCGTCGAGTATTCCGGCGAAACCTTCAAGATCATCGGCACCTCCCCCGCCGGTGAGTCGGATACCATGGTGACGACCCAGATCGTCCGCCCCAACGGTCCTCCGGTGAACGTCAGCTGGCGCGTCCGCAAGGTCGGCTCCGATTTCAAGATCATCGACGTGGTGGTGGAGAATGTCAGCATGGGCGTGACCCAGCGGCAGGAATTCGCCTCCGTCATCGAGCAGAACGGTGGCCGCGTCGAAGGCCTGATCCAGGCCCTGCGCCAGAAGGTCGGCGCGCGCGCCGGCTGA